In a genomic window of Akkermansia massiliensis:
- the gadC gene encoding putative glutamine/gamma-aminobutyrate antiporter GadC produces the protein MNNTTQSGTSPTGPATTNNAPAVKSVLRMGVFTLAMINVSAIVSLRGMPAESTYGLSSVFYYIFAAVFFLVPVSLVAAELTTGWPQKGGVYRWVGEAFGKKWGFLAIWLQWIESTIWFPTVLTFAAVSLAFMGPGQRWDEALAANKWYVLIVVLCVYWAATLLNLRGMKTSAGVTKWGTIIGTIIPGAILILLGLSYWAGGNPILLDMSWDKLIPDMSNFNNLVLAASIFLFYAGMEMSAVHVKDVNDPGRNYPLAILISAIITVLIFVLGTLAIGFIIPNSQINLVQSLLISYDSYFSFFGLGWMNWILALALAVGVLAQVTAWVGGPSKGLYQVGLAGNLPPVMQKRNKNNVQMGILLIQGCIVTLLSIMFVIMPSVQSAYQIISQLTIILYLIMYMLMFASGIYLRYREPNTPRTFRIPGGKTLGMWIVGGLGFLASLAAFLVSFIPPNQITVGSNTMYIMLLVIGTFIFAGIPFIIHVMAKPSWKRPVDPEDAFEPFGWEKTNGTHSTVTPIHTISHE, from the coding sequence TCGCCATGATTAACGTTTCCGCCATTGTCAGCTTGCGCGGCATGCCGGCGGAAAGCACGTACGGACTCAGTTCCGTTTTTTACTATATTTTTGCAGCGGTCTTTTTCCTGGTGCCCGTCTCCCTGGTAGCCGCGGAACTCACCACCGGATGGCCGCAGAAAGGCGGCGTTTACCGTTGGGTAGGCGAAGCCTTCGGCAAAAAATGGGGGTTCCTGGCTATCTGGCTGCAATGGATTGAAAGCACCATCTGGTTTCCGACCGTGCTAACCTTCGCCGCCGTCTCCCTGGCTTTCATGGGACCCGGACAGCGATGGGATGAAGCTCTTGCCGCCAACAAGTGGTATGTGCTCATCGTGGTGCTGTGCGTGTACTGGGCGGCTACCCTGCTCAACCTGCGCGGCATGAAAACTTCCGCAGGCGTCACCAAATGGGGCACCATCATCGGAACCATCATTCCGGGCGCCATCCTGATTCTGCTGGGCCTGAGCTATTGGGCCGGAGGCAACCCGATTCTGCTGGACATGAGCTGGGACAAGCTGATACCGGATATGAGCAATTTCAACAACCTCGTTCTGGCCGCCAGCATCTTCTTGTTCTATGCAGGGATGGAAATGTCCGCCGTGCATGTGAAGGACGTGAATGATCCCGGCCGCAACTATCCGCTGGCCATTCTGATTTCCGCCATCATTACGGTACTCATTTTCGTTCTGGGCACGCTGGCCATCGGCTTCATCATTCCGAACTCCCAGATCAACCTGGTGCAGAGCCTGCTGATTTCTTATGACAGTTACTTCAGCTTCTTCGGCCTCGGCTGGATGAACTGGATTCTGGCGCTTGCGCTGGCCGTAGGCGTTCTGGCCCAGGTAACAGCGTGGGTGGGAGGTCCTTCCAAAGGCTTGTACCAGGTAGGCTTGGCTGGCAACCTGCCGCCCGTCATGCAGAAGCGGAACAAGAACAACGTCCAGATGGGCATCCTGCTCATTCAGGGCTGCATCGTCACCCTGCTTTCCATCATGTTCGTGATCATGCCTTCCGTGCAGTCCGCCTACCAGATTATTTCCCAGCTTACCATCATCCTGTACCTCATCATGTACATGCTGATGTTCGCCTCCGGCATTTATCTGCGCTACCGGGAACCGAATACGCCCCGCACTTTCCGCATTCCCGGAGGCAAGACCCTCGGCATGTGGATTGTAGGCGGCCTCGGCTTCCTGGCCAGCCTGGCGGCCTTCCTGGTGAGCTTCATTCCGCCGAACCAAATTACCGTCGGCAGCAATACGATGTACATTATGCTTCTGGTGATAGGCACCTTCATCTTCGCCGGCATTCCTTTCATCATCCATGTCATGGCCAAGCCCTCCTGGAAGCGGCCTGTGGATCCTGAAGACGCCTTCGAACCCTTCGGATGGGAAAAAACCAATGGAACCCATTCTACAGTAACCCCAATCCATACCATATCCCATGAGTAA
- the glsA gene encoding glutaminase A has translation MSNVPSNEQIQTAVDNAYAYAKTVQGGKNASYIPALAQVPSDLLAIAVVTVNGDILTAGSADTPFAIESISKAFNLAYVMDLIGMKELRTKIGADPTGEPFNSVMAIELHGGKPLNPLVNAGAMATVSLVNGSDSDEIWANMIHNFNNFANTALTVNQEIYKSESATNQHNRGIAWLLDSYGYFYNTPPMIVDLYTRMCSLNITTSQLALMGACYANGGVNPVSKKRVVKDENVSPILAEMCMSGLYDSTGDWMYKAGVPAKSGVGGGLVAVVPGKMAMAAFSPPLDPAGNTVKGQAALQSIIKELNLNLFRS, from the coding sequence ATGAGTAACGTCCCTTCCAATGAACAAATCCAGACGGCTGTGGACAACGCGTACGCCTACGCCAAAACGGTCCAGGGAGGCAAAAACGCCTCCTACATCCCCGCTCTGGCGCAAGTCCCCTCAGACTTGCTGGCGATTGCCGTAGTCACTGTCAACGGAGATATCCTGACCGCAGGCTCCGCGGACACGCCCTTTGCCATTGAATCCATCTCCAAGGCCTTCAACCTGGCCTACGTCATGGATCTGATCGGAATGAAGGAGCTGCGCACGAAGATCGGGGCAGACCCCACCGGGGAGCCCTTCAACTCCGTGATGGCGATTGAGCTGCACGGCGGCAAGCCCCTCAACCCCCTGGTCAACGCAGGGGCCATGGCGACAGTCAGCCTGGTCAACGGTTCGGACTCCGATGAAATATGGGCGAACATGATCCATAATTTCAACAACTTCGCCAATACGGCCCTGACCGTGAACCAGGAGATTTACAAGTCGGAAAGCGCCACCAACCAGCACAACCGCGGCATCGCGTGGCTGTTGGACAGCTACGGCTATTTTTACAATACGCCGCCCATGATCGTGGACCTGTACACCCGCATGTGCTCTCTGAACATCACCACCTCCCAGCTGGCGCTGATGGGCGCCTGCTATGCCAACGGGGGCGTCAACCCCGTCAGCAAAAAGCGGGTGGTGAAGGATGAGAACGTTTCTCCCATCCTCGCGGAAATGTGCATGTCCGGCCTCTATGATTCCACAGGGGACTGGATGTACAAGGCAGGCGTTCCGGCCAAGTCCGGCGTGGGCGGCGGCCTGGTGGCCGTGGTCCCCGGCAAGATGGCCATGGCGGCCTTCTCCCCGCCCCTGGACCCCGCCGGAAACACCGTCAAGGGCCAAGCAGCTCTTCAATCCATTATCAAGGAATTGAATCTGAACCTTTTCCGGAGCTAA
- a CDS encoding GNAT family N-acetyltransferase: MIVFTEEKKFTREKVQELFLSVGWISGQYPARLYKALMNSSTVFTAWDGDRLVGLVRLLDDGELVAYMHYVLVHPDYHGRGIAGKMMEMVKEKYKDYLYIEIMPEESRNAAFYEKHGFHAMEDGVSMQRCNFSNRT, encoded by the coding sequence ATGATTGTTTTTACGGAAGAAAAGAAGTTTACCAGGGAAAAAGTGCAGGAGCTGTTCCTGTCCGTTGGATGGATTTCCGGCCAGTATCCGGCCCGGCTGTACAAGGCCCTGATGAATTCGTCCACGGTATTTACCGCGTGGGATGGCGACCGGCTGGTCGGGCTGGTGCGGTTGCTGGACGACGGCGAGCTGGTAGCCTACATGCACTATGTCCTGGTGCATCCCGACTATCACGGCAGGGGAATTGCGGGAAAAATGATGGAAATGGTCAAGGAGAAGTACAAGGACTACCTGTACATTGAAATCATGCCGGAGGAGAGCAGGAACGCCGCCTTTTATGAAAAGCATGGCTTCCATGCCATGGAAGACGGCGTATCCATGCAGCGGTGCAATTTTTCAAACAGGACTTAA
- a CDS encoding alanine/glycine:cation symporter family protein, translating into MLEALQNAFFQTGDALTTWLSAFSSFLWGWPLLIMLLGTHLYLTIILRFPQRYLLKALKLYFVKDHTDKGDISPFSSLMVALAANIGAGNIIGVGVAIAAGGPGAIFWCWLTGVLGMATRYSEGLLAIKYRVENKDGNMSGGPMFVLERGMKCKWMGVAFAVFTAIAAFGIGNLTQGNAAAEQLHHAFSIPSWGTAIVLTVLTAMVMLGGIRSIARVCAFFVPFMAVIYILGCLYILAVQADYVLPAIRYILDCAFTGEAAAGGVVGAAVMTAMRTGVARGLFSNEAGLGSAAIASAAAQNRNPVRQALISSSGPFWDTVVICALTGIVLTTSILAHPDISSSDGPRLTTLAFSKIPYVGSPLLTVSLVTFVVSTILGWSYFGEKALEYLGGIRLITPYRVIWVAAVFTGCVSKIDLVWVFADCANGLMALPNLISLLALSGVLVQQTRYYLWQHRLDDYDDSHIPEGR; encoded by the coding sequence ATGCTTGAAGCCCTGCAAAACGCCTTTTTCCAGACCGGGGACGCGCTCACAACCTGGCTGTCCGCCTTCAGCAGTTTCCTGTGGGGATGGCCACTGCTCATCATGCTGCTTGGCACTCACCTGTACCTCACCATCATCCTGCGCTTTCCTCAGCGCTACCTGCTGAAGGCTCTTAAACTGTACTTTGTGAAGGACCATACGGACAAAGGGGACATCTCCCCGTTCAGCTCCCTGATGGTGGCCCTGGCCGCCAACATCGGCGCGGGGAACATCATCGGCGTAGGCGTGGCGATTGCCGCAGGGGGGCCCGGAGCCATCTTCTGGTGCTGGCTCACAGGCGTACTGGGCATGGCCACGCGGTATTCGGAAGGTCTGCTTGCCATCAAGTACCGGGTGGAAAACAAGGACGGCAACATGAGCGGCGGTCCCATGTTCGTACTGGAACGCGGCATGAAATGCAAATGGATGGGCGTGGCCTTCGCCGTCTTCACGGCCATTGCCGCCTTCGGCATCGGCAACCTGACGCAGGGGAACGCCGCGGCGGAACAGCTCCATCACGCATTCTCCATTCCCTCATGGGGAACGGCCATCGTGCTGACTGTCCTCACGGCCATGGTCATGCTGGGGGGCATCCGGAGCATTGCCAGGGTATGCGCCTTCTTCGTGCCGTTCATGGCCGTCATCTACATTCTGGGGTGCCTGTATATTCTGGCCGTTCAGGCGGACTACGTCCTTCCGGCCATCCGGTACATTCTGGACTGCGCCTTCACGGGGGAAGCCGCCGCAGGGGGCGTGGTGGGAGCGGCCGTCATGACGGCCATGAGGACCGGCGTAGCCCGCGGCCTTTTTTCCAATGAAGCCGGGCTGGGCTCCGCCGCCATCGCCTCCGCCGCCGCACAGAACCGCAACCCCGTACGGCAGGCGCTCATCTCTTCCAGCGGACCGTTCTGGGATACCGTGGTCATCTGCGCACTCACGGGCATTGTGCTGACTACCAGCATCCTCGCCCACCCGGATATTTCGTCCAGTGACGGCCCCCGGCTCACTACGCTGGCATTCAGTAAAATTCCTTATGTGGGCTCCCCCCTCCTGACGGTCAGTTTGGTCACTTTTGTAGTCTCCACCATCCTGGGCTGGTCCTACTTTGGGGAAAAAGCCCTGGAGTACCTGGGGGGCATCCGGCTGATCACGCCTTACCGCGTCATCTGGGTGGCGGCGGTCTTTACCGGCTGCGTTTCCAAGATAGACCTGGTATGGGTGTTTGCGGATTGCGCCAACGGCCTGATGGCCCTTCCCAACCTCATTTCACTGCTGGCCCTTTCCGGCGTGCTTGTCCAGCAAACGCGGTACTACCTCTGGCAGCACAGGCTGGACGATTATGACGATTCCCACATTCCGGAAGGCAGATAA
- the prfA gene encoding peptide chain release factor 1 has product MDYTPLIEKRRQRLEELETVIAEPDFFNDQKRASETMREHRRLKELMETWDSLNATEQQLADNQELAKTDDPELAELAAMEIPELEAALEKLRSDVQYSLLPRDTTEDRDAIIEIRAGTGGDEASLFAGDLLRMYQRFAEERGWRFEHLESSPSDVGGFKEVVCRIAGEEVFRFLKYEGGVHRVQRVPATETQGRIHTSTATVAVMPEAEEVDIEIRPEDLRIEVCRSGGAGGQHVNKTESAVQIWHIPTGVYVRCEEERSQMKNREKGMKILRAKLFEAKKREEAEKYSAARRNLIGSGGREEKIRTYNFPQNRLTDHRIGYTSHNLDGILMGQMEDLIMALQHAEMQERLAEAGMS; this is encoded by the coding sequence ATGGATTACACACCTCTCATTGAAAAACGCCGCCAGCGCCTGGAAGAATTGGAAACGGTCATTGCCGAACCGGATTTTTTCAATGACCAGAAGCGGGCCTCGGAAACCATGAGGGAGCACCGCCGCCTGAAGGAACTGATGGAAACGTGGGATTCCCTGAATGCCACGGAACAGCAATTGGCGGACAATCAGGAGCTGGCGAAGACGGATGACCCGGAGCTGGCGGAACTGGCCGCCATGGAGATTCCCGAACTGGAAGCCGCGCTGGAAAAACTGCGCAGCGACGTGCAGTACAGCCTGCTTCCCCGCGACACGACGGAAGACCGGGACGCCATTATTGAAATCCGCGCCGGAACGGGCGGGGATGAAGCATCCCTGTTTGCCGGAGACCTGCTGCGGATGTACCAGCGTTTTGCGGAAGAACGCGGCTGGCGCTTTGAGCATCTGGAAAGCAGCCCGTCGGACGTGGGCGGCTTCAAGGAAGTCGTCTGCCGCATTGCCGGGGAAGAAGTGTTCCGCTTCCTGAAGTATGAAGGGGGCGTGCACCGCGTGCAGCGCGTGCCCGCCACGGAAACGCAGGGACGCATCCACACCTCTACCGCCACCGTGGCCGTCATGCCGGAAGCGGAGGAAGTGGACATAGAAATCCGCCCGGAGGACCTCCGCATTGAAGTGTGCCGTTCCGGCGGCGCCGGCGGCCAGCACGTGAACAAGACGGAATCCGCCGTGCAGATCTGGCACATCCCTACGGGCGTCTATGTCCGCTGCGAGGAAGAGCGCAGCCAGATGAAGAACCGTGAAAAAGGCATGAAGATTCTGCGCGCCAAGCTCTTTGAAGCCAAGAAGCGGGAAGAGGCGGAAAAATATTCCGCCGCACGCCGCAACCTCATTGGCTCCGGCGGCCGTGAAGAAAAAATCCGGACGTACAATTTCCCGCAAAACCGCCTGACGGACCACCGCATCGGCTATACGTCCCACAATCTGGACGGCATCCTGATGGGGCAGATGGAAGACCTGATCATGGCTCTCCAGCATGCGGAAATGCAGGAACGCCTGGCGGAAGCCGGCATGTCCTAA
- the prmC gene encoding peptide chain release factor N(5)-glutamine methyltransferase — translation MKTLLEVLQSGTDYLARQGCDEARATMQHLMAHVLHCNRTALYSRFDRPVEEAELAPLRELLKRRAAGEPLQHLLGFTEFFRRDFLTDARALIPRPETEELVEMVLKKIPDRPVRVLDMGTGSGIIGVTLALELKERAKEVVLADISPQALDLALENAMRLGARVSTVQTDLFENIPLEKPVLRQEGADSSASVPEEEEKDAGREMRFDVIVANLPYIADGEELAPEVMKDPHTALFGGPEGWEIIERFLARARDYLNENGFVALEIGHDQAAAVTQIMDGYGYNYIEVLKDMSGVARFPFGYH, via the coding sequence ATGAAAACCCTACTGGAAGTTCTTCAGTCCGGCACGGACTACCTGGCGCGCCAGGGCTGTGACGAGGCGCGCGCCACCATGCAGCACCTGATGGCCCATGTTCTGCACTGCAACCGCACGGCTCTTTACTCCCGGTTTGACAGGCCTGTTGAAGAAGCGGAACTGGCTCCCCTCCGCGAGTTGCTGAAACGAAGGGCGGCGGGAGAACCGCTGCAGCACCTGCTGGGGTTCACGGAATTTTTCCGGAGGGATTTCCTGACGGACGCGCGCGCCCTGATTCCCCGCCCGGAAACGGAAGAACTGGTGGAAATGGTGTTAAAGAAAATCCCGGACCGTCCGGTACGCGTGCTGGACATGGGTACCGGTTCCGGCATCATCGGCGTCACGCTGGCTCTGGAACTCAAGGAGCGCGCGAAGGAAGTCGTTCTGGCGGACATTTCCCCGCAGGCTCTGGACCTGGCGCTGGAAAACGCCATGCGGCTGGGAGCCAGGGTCTCCACCGTCCAGACGGACCTGTTTGAAAACATCCCCCTGGAAAAACCGGTCCTGCGCCAGGAAGGAGCGGATTCTTCCGCTTCCGTGCCTGAGGAGGAAGAGAAGGATGCCGGACGGGAAATGCGCTTTGACGTCATCGTGGCCAACCTGCCCTACATTGCGGATGGAGAGGAGCTTGCCCCGGAAGTCATGAAAGATCCCCATACGGCCCTGTTCGGAGGCCCGGAAGGCTGGGAAATCATTGAACGCTTTCTGGCCCGCGCCCGGGACTACCTGAATGAAAACGGCTTCGTAGCCCTGGAAATCGGACATGACCAGGCGGCAGCCGTGACGCAGATTATGGACGGCTACGGCTATAATTACATTGAAGTGCTGAAAGACATGAGCGGCGTAGCCCGCTTCCCCTTCGGTTATCATTAA
- the priA gene encoding replication restart helicase PriA, with product MQAARILVDGQSDLVLDYGIPPEAGDVRPGCRVQVPLRNRTATGTVLTLSEPDPAWKDRLKPILKLIDPEPLISPVMMNLASWAADYYSVALDQMIRCLLPETVRQENTAEKMRKMVHLEKRPSREELDALYRKAPRQAQMLDYFSSAEQMEAPLAAFGTGALNIARSLAAKGFISLKEESVHRDPSTGEQFVPSQPMKLNDQQQKALEEITAMCTAEHKKPVLLQGVTGSGKTEVYLQAVSQMVKSGKSALIMVPEISLTPQTVQRFKSRFAELPSSVAVLHSLLSDGERFDEWHAIRSGKARIVIGPRSAVFAPLQNLGLVIVDEEHDASYKQESSPRYHGRDLAVLRAHLEDCAVVLGSATPSLESIHNALTGKYSLVKLTERADGQQLPLIRILDMKTEGRNKSGPNVISERLRMSIDRRLDKGEQVILLLNRRGFARSIQCPDCGHVVTCLHCSLPLTYHRTEDRLMCHLCGFKALPPRTCPECRSANIMLQGYGTQKVEEILRRTFPAARITRVDADVARRKNAVRTILNQFRAHKIDILLGTQMIAKGLDFPNVTLVGVLNADLGLHIPDPRAGERTFQLLTQVAGRAGRGDLSGEVIIQTFTPQSPSLQYARHHDTDGFAAQELEMRRSFDLPPFTHIAVLTIRSQHENMAEFATRTLAARLRGMLPPPATMTDPMPAPIPRAHGQFRFQITVKGPSARILSRTLRKLVQEAGLGDDLTAVIDVDAMSFM from the coding sequence ATGCAGGCGGCGCGCATTCTGGTTGACGGACAAAGCGATCTGGTGCTGGACTACGGCATTCCGCCGGAAGCGGGGGACGTCAGGCCGGGCTGCCGCGTGCAGGTTCCCCTGCGCAACAGGACGGCCACCGGCACTGTTCTTACGCTGTCCGAGCCGGACCCTGCCTGGAAGGACAGGCTCAAGCCCATTCTGAAACTGATCGACCCGGAACCCTTGATTTCTCCGGTCATGATGAATCTGGCTTCCTGGGCGGCGGACTATTATTCCGTAGCGCTGGACCAAATGATCCGCTGCCTGCTCCCGGAAACCGTCCGTCAGGAAAACACGGCGGAAAAAATGCGGAAAATGGTGCATCTGGAAAAACGTCCGTCCCGTGAGGAGCTGGATGCCCTGTACCGCAAAGCGCCCCGGCAGGCCCAAATGCTGGATTATTTTTCATCTGCGGAACAGATGGAAGCGCCTCTGGCCGCATTCGGCACGGGGGCTCTGAACATCGCCCGCAGCCTGGCGGCCAAGGGCTTCATCTCCCTGAAGGAGGAATCCGTGCACCGCGACCCCAGCACCGGAGAGCAGTTCGTCCCCAGCCAGCCCATGAAGCTGAACGACCAGCAGCAGAAGGCGCTGGAAGAAATCACGGCCATGTGCACGGCGGAGCACAAAAAACCGGTGCTCCTGCAAGGAGTCACCGGCTCCGGCAAAACGGAGGTTTACCTTCAGGCCGTCTCCCAAATGGTGAAATCCGGAAAATCCGCCCTGATCATGGTACCGGAAATCTCCCTGACGCCCCAGACCGTCCAGCGCTTCAAATCCCGTTTTGCGGAACTGCCCTCTTCCGTGGCGGTGCTGCACAGCCTCCTATCGGACGGAGAACGCTTTGACGAATGGCACGCCATCCGTTCCGGAAAAGCACGCATCGTCATCGGCCCCCGTTCCGCCGTCTTCGCCCCTCTTCAGAACCTGGGGCTGGTGATTGTGGATGAGGAGCATGACGCGTCCTACAAGCAGGAAAGCTCCCCCCGCTACCACGGGCGGGACCTGGCCGTGCTGCGCGCCCATCTGGAAGACTGCGCCGTGGTCCTGGGCTCCGCCACCCCTTCCCTGGAAAGCATCCATAACGCCCTGACCGGAAAATATTCCCTGGTGAAGCTGACGGAAAGGGCGGACGGCCAGCAGCTCCCCCTCATCCGCATTCTGGACATGAAGACGGAGGGCAGAAACAAATCCGGCCCCAACGTCATCTCCGAGCGGCTCAGAATGTCCATCGACCGGCGGCTGGACAAGGGGGAACAGGTCATCCTTCTGCTCAACAGGCGCGGATTCGCACGCTCCATCCAGTGTCCGGACTGCGGCCACGTGGTGACGTGCCTGCACTGCTCCCTGCCCCTGACCTACCACCGTACGGAGGACCGCCTCATGTGCCACCTGTGCGGGTTCAAGGCCCTGCCGCCCCGCACCTGTCCGGAGTGCAGGTCCGCCAATATCATGCTCCAGGGGTACGGTACCCAGAAGGTGGAGGAAATCCTGCGGCGCACCTTTCCTGCGGCGCGCATCACGCGCGTGGATGCGGACGTGGCCCGGCGCAAAAACGCCGTCAGAACCATTCTGAACCAGTTCCGCGCCCATAAGATAGATATTCTCCTTGGCACCCAGATGATTGCCAAGGGGCTGGACTTTCCCAACGTGACGCTGGTGGGCGTGCTGAACGCGGACCTGGGTCTCCATATCCCGGATCCCCGCGCGGGAGAGCGCACCTTCCAGCTTCTGACGCAGGTGGCGGGCCGCGCCGGCCGCGGCGACCTTTCCGGGGAGGTCATCATCCAGACCTTTACCCCCCAGTCCCCTTCCCTGCAGTACGCCCGCCATCACGATACGGACGGCTTTGCGGCGCAGGAGCTGGAAATGCGCCGCTCCTTCGACCTGCCGCCTTTCACCCACATCGCCGTGCTGACCATACGCTCCCAGCATGAAAACATGGCGGAATTCGCCACGCGCACGCTCGCGGCGCGCCTCCGCGGCATGCTGCCCCCTCCAGCCACGATGACGGACCCCATGCCGGCGCCCATTCCCCGCGCACACGGCCAGTTCAGATTCCAGATCACGGTCAAGGGGCCGTCCGCCCGCATCCTCTCCCGCACCCTGCGGAAGCTGGTGCAGGAAGCCGGGCTGGGGGACGACCTGACCGCCGTGATCGACGTGGACGCCATGTCATTCATGTAA
- the dapF gene encoding diaminopimelate epimerase, translating into MLLHFYKMTGAGNDFVMVDNRDLELSSVLDKETIEALCDRRFGIGADGLIAVEPSRGKGGTVRMRYYNADGGEAEMCGNGARCFGNFAAALLHHDKSAPLPFETMAGIVTATFEKDGNVTVNLTDPHSLQLFVLNADPAVGADVHFLNTGVPHAVAFLDKLDGLDVPRLGAYLRYHSAFSPKGTNANFARILSPGHIAIRTYERGVEDETLACGTGMTASALLHAVLTDAPSPIQVDVAGGDTLKVGFQRTGDRFTSVTLTGPADLVFTGDIEL; encoded by the coding sequence ATGCTGCTTCATTTCTACAAGATGACGGGCGCCGGAAATGACTTTGTCATGGTGGACAACCGTGACCTGGAACTTTCCTCCGTGCTGGACAAGGAGACCATTGAAGCCCTGTGCGACCGCCGCTTCGGCATCGGGGCGGACGGCCTGATTGCCGTGGAACCGTCCCGGGGCAAAGGGGGAACCGTGCGCATGCGCTATTACAATGCCGACGGCGGAGAAGCGGAAATGTGCGGCAACGGAGCCCGCTGCTTCGGCAACTTCGCCGCGGCCCTGCTTCATCACGACAAATCCGCTCCCCTCCCCTTTGAAACGATGGCCGGCATCGTGACCGCCACCTTTGAAAAGGACGGGAATGTCACCGTGAACCTGACGGATCCCCACTCCCTGCAGCTCTTTGTGCTGAATGCGGACCCGGCGGTGGGGGCGGACGTCCACTTCCTGAATACAGGCGTTCCGCACGCCGTAGCGTTTCTGGACAAGCTGGACGGCCTGGACGTTCCCCGTCTGGGCGCCTACCTGCGTTACCATAGCGCATTCTCTCCAAAAGGCACCAACGCCAACTTCGCCAGGATCCTGTCTCCGGGGCACATCGCCATACGTACTTATGAACGCGGCGTGGAGGATGAAACGCTTGCCTGCGGAACGGGCATGACCGCCAGCGCGCTGCTGCACGCCGTATTGACGGATGCCCCTTCACCCATTCAAGTGGACGTAGCGGGAGGGGACACGCTCAAAGTAGGCTTCCAGCGCACGGGAGACCGCTTTACCAGCGTGACGCTGACCGGACCGGCGGACCTCGTCTTTACCGGAGACATAGAACTCTGA